A region from the Kineothrix sp. IPX-CK genome encodes:
- a CDS encoding ABC transporter permease: MRKILRNFTIKQIIVVLSVVLCLLIWAGISVFATVKKQELLDQNAAARWSEESDSAQISCFFAAGTNVDKNSVMTFEHSLDAALKEASITAPSESARLWADAYSVQGKVTLTNGKTTLEANTVGVGGDFFLFHPLQLINGSYFSGSDLMHDRILIDEDAAWQLFGSNDVTGMEVRIGGTPHYIAGVIKREQGRLNEAAGLDKTLVYISYETMEAQGIVTGINTYEIVMPDPVSGFAYAKVKEKFGIDEVSMQVVENSARYGLKSLFTVIAEFSTRSMNSYAIGYPYWENVARGWEDIFAVLLVLQVLFLLIPAFIIIVTVIILWKRKEWTWRDVWRVLTDWKDTVAERFRKEKSKWKYF, encoded by the coding sequence ATGAGAAAAATTTTGAGGAATTTTACAATAAAACAAATAATTGTGGTTTTATCCGTGGTGCTGTGCCTGCTCATATGGGCGGGTATCAGCGTATTTGCCACGGTGAAAAAGCAGGAGCTTCTAGATCAGAATGCTGCGGCGAGGTGGTCGGAAGAGAGCGATTCGGCTCAGATAAGCTGCTTTTTTGCCGCAGGGACGAATGTGGATAAGAACAGTGTTATGACCTTTGAGCACTCGCTGGATGCCGCGCTCAAAGAGGCTTCCATAACAGCACCCAGTGAAAGTGCAAGACTGTGGGCGGACGCTTACAGTGTGCAAGGCAAGGTCACTTTGACGAATGGTAAAACAACATTAGAGGCTAATACGGTGGGTGTCGGAGGAGATTTCTTCCTGTTTCATCCGTTGCAGCTTATTAACGGTTCCTATTTCTCGGGAAGCGACTTAATGCACGACAGGATACTTATCGACGAGGATGCGGCGTGGCAGCTATTCGGTTCTAACGATGTGACCGGAATGGAGGTAAGGATCGGCGGAACGCCTCACTATATTGCCGGTGTAATCAAAAGGGAGCAGGGCAGGCTGAACGAAGCGGCGGGACTGGACAAAACTTTAGTTTACATTTCCTATGAAACCATGGAGGCACAAGGGATCGTAACAGGAATTAACACGTATGAAATCGTAATGCCCGACCCGGTCAGCGGATTCGCTTACGCCAAGGTTAAGGAAAAGTTCGGGATTGACGAGGTAAGCATGCAGGTAGTGGAGAATTCGGCAAGATACGGACTAAAGTCGTTGTTTACTGTGATTGCAGAATTCAGCACGCGTTCCATGAATTCATATGCTATCGGATATCCCTACTGGGAAAATGTGGCTCGGGGATGGGAGGATATTTTTGCCGTTCTGTTAGTCTTACAGGTATTGTTCCTTTTGATTCCAGCCTTTATAATAATTGTAACTGTTATTATACTTTGGAAGAGAAAAGAATGGACGTGGAGAGACGTATGGCGTGTTCTTACGGATTGGAAGGACACAGTGGCGGAGCGGTTTCGTAAAGAAAAAAGTAAGTGGAAATATTTCTAA
- a CDS encoding biotin/lipoyl-binding protein: MNENSNATKRREWVKNAAIIFLSAMLVLTFFSNTIMNYSLPEVATEYVQSGTIAAKVRGTGNIEATDPYNVSINESRVISSVAVKKGDEVKKGDVLFYLEDKESTELADAQKELNTLMLTYQIAVITESLGVGTVKNIESDDTLTLTQKQQKLQAAMAALDTAQAEYDTATLKVAEINKQLGYIGNTVVDTTNEKNAVSNAQKEVTSAGQALADAQAKATKATADVTIAENNLTAKKAELTSLTSERDSLQTLKNTLDNYADNKLVADKNLADLKAAFDSWYTANPNAGATEVAEQKKSVDEAGDAVKELEASYNSAQTAYPTAGGDARLATLNGGVTEEGSIAKKQSEVSEAERNVTEAKKHASEVNKEVASKQNEQDNKSTAKANADQALTDKQNSVDTTIDKANASNQLLEAQEAQTKAETSLNKAKEDMTQIQKELLAEINLESQNESIKLQEEKVKKLEENAVGATIDAPVDGIVTTLNRVAGEKTQPEEALAVIQVAGKGFTLSFSATTEQAKKLSVGDIAEVQNSWYYDDIKATLVSIKPDQTDPAQKKQLTFNVEGDVQAGQALSLAVGQKSANYELVVPNSAIREDKNGKFILIVESKSSPLGNRYIATRIDVEVLASDDTHTAISAGLYGYEYVITTATKPVEAGKQVRLTD; this comes from the coding sequence ATGAATGAGAATTCAAACGCTACAAAAAGAAGGGAATGGGTAAAGAATGCGGCAATTATATTTTTGTCCGCAATGCTTGTGCTGACATTCTTTTCCAATACGATTATGAACTATTCCCTGCCGGAGGTAGCCACGGAGTATGTACAGAGCGGGACGATCGCGGCTAAGGTAAGGGGGACAGGAAATATAGAGGCCACCGACCCTTATAATGTGTCGATAAATGAAAGTCGCGTAATTTCCAGTGTTGCGGTGAAAAAAGGAGATGAAGTAAAAAAGGGCGATGTTTTATTTTATCTGGAAGATAAGGAAAGCACTGAACTTGCTGATGCTCAGAAGGAATTAAATACATTGATGCTAACCTATCAGATAGCGGTAATTACGGAGAGCTTGGGAGTTGGTACAGTAAAGAATATTGAGAGTGATGATACACTTACATTAACCCAGAAACAGCAGAAACTTCAAGCGGCAATGGCGGCTTTGGATACAGCGCAAGCTGAATACGATACCGCTACTTTAAAAGTGGCGGAAATAAATAAGCAGCTGGGGTATATCGGGAATACGGTAGTGGATACTACGAACGAAAAAAATGCGGTATCGAATGCGCAGAAAGAAGTTACCAGTGCTGGGCAGGCTTTAGCAGATGCACAGGCAAAAGCGACAAAAGCAACTGCAGATGTAACGATTGCTGAAAATAATCTGACTGCAAAGAAAGCAGAATTAACGAGTCTTACATCGGAAAGAGATTCCCTACAGACTTTAAAGAATACATTAGATAATTATGCTGATAACAAATTAGTCGCAGATAAAAACCTCGCAGACCTTAAAGCTGCTTTTGACAGTTGGTATACAGCAAATCCAAATGCTGGGGCTACGGAGGTAGCCGAGCAGAAGAAGTCTGTAGATGAAGCTGGCGATGCAGTTAAGGAGTTAGAGGCGTCATACAATTCGGCGCAGACGGCTTATCCTACTGCTGGCGGAGATGCAAGATTAGCTACGCTTAATGGAGGCGTAACAGAAGAGGGAAGTATAGCAAAAAAACAAAGCGAAGTATCGGAAGCAGAGCGTAATGTAACGGAAGCAAAGAAACATGCTTCAGAAGTGAATAAAGAAGTTGCAAGTAAACAAAATGAACAAGATAACAAGAGTACTGCAAAAGCAAACGCAGACCAAGCCCTTACGGATAAGCAAAACAGCGTTGATACCACAATTGATAAAGCCAATGCTTCTAATCAATTATTAGAGGCGCAGGAGGCGCAGACAAAAGCGGAGACCTCTTTAAATAAGGCTAAGGAAGATATGACTCAGATACAGAAAGAGCTACTGGCAGAGATTAATCTGGAATCACAAAATGAATCGATTAAATTGCAGGAAGAGAAAGTTAAAAAACTGGAAGAAAATGCAGTAGGTGCAACAATAGATGCTCCGGTAGATGGAATCGTTACAACATTAAACCGCGTTGCGGGTGAAAAGACACAGCCGGAAGAAGCTCTTGCAGTTATTCAGGTAGCAGGCAAAGGCTTCACTCTTTCCTTCTCCGCCACTACAGAGCAGGCGAAGAAGCTTTCAGTCGGTGATATTGCGGAGGTACAGAATTCTTGGTATTATGACGATATAAAAGCGACGCTGGTATCTATTAAACCGGATCAGACCGATCCGGCGCAGAAAAAGCAGCTGACATTCAATGTAGAAGGTGATGTGCAGGCTGGCCAGGCGTTGAGTCTGGCGGTGGGACAAAAGAGCGCCAACTATGAGCTGGTGGTGCCTAATAGTGCTATCAGGGAGGACAAGAACGGCAAGTTCATACTGATTGTGGAATCGAAGAGCAGTCCTCTTGGCAACCGTTATATTGCCACGAGAATCGATGTGGAGGTACTGGCCTCTGACGATACGCATACGGCGATTTCTGCAGGGCTTTATGGCTATGAATATGTAATAACGACAGCGACGAAGCCGGTAGAAGCAGGAAAACAGGTTCGTCTGACGGATTAA
- a CDS encoding carbohydrate ABC transporter permease, whose product MTFRKSVLKGTGTALSDRVFIKKKKKKKRRTFEKRAMATIIAAFFAILFLMPIILTVTNSFMSASEISSNYGQVFSTTDTGGKTYISEKVNLKFIPDIVSFSQYITVLLKSPDYLFKFWNSVILVVPIVGFQLLVAALASYGFTRYRGRLKEIIFFVYIILMLMPYQVTLVPNYLVSGWLNIIDTRWAIWLPGIFSPFAVYLLTKFMRRIPVSVIEAAQIDGAGEWQIFRRICMPLCKGCMCSIAILIFIDYWNMVEQPLILLSDEAMHPLSVFLSKINAGEIGLAFAVATIYMVPTLLVFLYGEDYLVEGITYQGGIKG is encoded by the coding sequence ATGACATTTAGAAAAAGTGTATTAAAGGGAACCGGAACGGCATTAAGCGACCGCGTATTTATCAAAAAAAAGAAAAAGAAAAAGAGAAGGACCTTCGAAAAGAGAGCGATGGCAACGATAATCGCCGCTTTCTTCGCGATACTTTTTCTTATGCCGATCATACTTACGGTAACGAATTCCTTCATGTCGGCGTCGGAAATATCTTCTAATTACGGACAAGTATTTTCTACCACCGATACCGGAGGAAAAACTTATATTTCGGAAAAGGTAAACTTAAAATTTATTCCGGATATTGTGTCCTTCAGTCAGTATATCACGGTTCTCCTTAAGAGCCCTGATTATTTATTCAAGTTTTGGAATTCCGTCATTTTGGTAGTTCCTATCGTCGGTTTCCAATTGCTGGTGGCAGCCTTGGCTTCGTATGGTTTTACCAGATACAGGGGCAGACTAAAAGAAATAATATTTTTTGTTTATATCATATTGATGCTGATGCCCTATCAGGTTACCCTGGTGCCTAACTATTTGGTGTCGGGCTGGCTGAATATCATTGATACGAGGTGGGCGATATGGCTGCCGGGCATTTTTTCTCCATTTGCAGTATATCTGCTGACCAAATTCATGCGCAGGATTCCGGTGTCGGTAATAGAAGCGGCGCAGATTGACGGAGCCGGGGAATGGCAGATATTCAGACGGATATGTATGCCTCTTTGCAAGGGCTGTATGTGCTCCATTGCAATTTTAATTTTTATAGACTATTGGAATATGGTGGAACAACCCCTCATATTGCTTTCAGATGAAGCGATGCACCCGTTATCCGTATTTCTCTCGAAAATCAATGCGGGAGAAATAGGACTGGCATTTGCCGTCGCTACGATATACATGGTACCTACGCTTTTGGTGTTCCTATACGGAGAGGATTATTTGGTAGAGGGAATCACTTATCAGGGCGGAATTAAGGGATAG
- a CDS encoding sugar ABC transporter permease produces the protein MRKELKAPKNKKKKNINSLRKKGERGKRISCVFLSPSILGVLVFFVVPFLVVIYYSVVDNPINHSFVFLDNFRNVFNNGAFRQAAANTMKFSLIAVPLAVVLALGLALLLDSKIPFRSQFRTFFLTPMMVPIASIVLIWQVLFHYNGMVNDVIGLFGAGKIDWLKSDYAQIVIIVLFLWKNLGYNMILFMAALSSIPKDILEVAVLESAKPRQIFFYIKLRYLSSTLLFVTIMSLINSFKVFREIYLLTGSYPYNTLYMMQHFMNNTFGSLDYQKLSAAAIMMSIVMVILIGILFLTENYFGKDVEG, from the coding sequence GTGAGAAAGGAATTAAAAGCTCCGAAAAATAAAAAAAAGAAAAATATAAATAGCCTGCGTAAAAAGGGCGAAAGAGGAAAACGCATATCCTGCGTTTTCCTGTCTCCAAGCATATTAGGTGTATTGGTGTTTTTTGTTGTGCCCTTTTTAGTGGTCATTTATTATTCTGTGGTGGACAATCCGATCAACCACAGCTTCGTATTTCTGGATAATTTCAGGAATGTATTTAATAACGGGGCATTCCGGCAGGCAGCCGCCAACACGATGAAGTTTTCGCTGATTGCAGTTCCGCTTGCTGTTGTGCTGGCGCTGGGACTGGCATTGCTTCTCGACAGCAAGATACCGTTTCGGAGTCAGTTTCGGACATTTTTCCTGACGCCGATGATGGTTCCCATCGCGTCTATTGTTTTGATCTGGCAGGTACTGTTTCACTATAACGGCATGGTGAACGATGTCATAGGCTTGTTCGGAGCGGGTAAAATCGACTGGCTGAAATCGGACTACGCCCAGATCGTCATTATTGTTTTATTTCTGTGGAAGAATCTGGGATATAACATGATTTTGTTTATGGCTGCGTTAAGCAGCATACCTAAAGATATTCTCGAGGTGGCTGTACTGGAAAGCGCTAAGCCGAGGCAGATTTTCTTTTATATTAAGCTGAGGTATTTATCCTCAACACTATTATTTGTGACCATTATGTCGCTTATCAATTCCTTTAAGGTATTTAGGGAAATATATCTATTGACGGGCAGTTATCCTTATAATACGTTATATATGATGCAGCATTTTATGAATAATACGTTCGGTTCGCTAGACTATCAGAAATTGTCGGCAGCGGCTATTATGATGTCCATTGTAATGGTAATTTTGATTGGAATTCTCTTCCTTACGGAAAATTATTTCGGAAAGGATGTGGAAGGATGA
- a CDS encoding extracellular solute-binding protein, whose protein sequence is MSKGRKAGILGLAAVLALQLAGCGKTNEVQETAGTQDKDYIYVADYRTLEAEGYTTGSMIFGEDEKVYFAGSSEDGTTQLFSMDIGTEGNTPEQVPVELEADAFISAIGTDSEGNLILGLVKYMSAAADEEAVTEDAAAGVESVEIRKISQDGRMLESVDVMNSLGKVKDLYIQHILEDKDGNYYVNANQSIYVLKPSGEMLCELPVGTYIENLFRMRDGTVVVGFYGDTDWRLQAVDLSGKTLKDLNSSISFGYGTYQAGADTDILYTRETKLYTCNISDTEPTEVLDWLESDVNSTSLRGVKQLKDGRIAALSVDFMSEQSKPELIVVTKKERSEVPEKATLTYGTVMVPYYLSNDIAAFNKQSDKYRIEVKQYGDDSMDYDERVALLAADLASGQGPDLIDMVYSFTSLDKLISMGALEDITSYLENDTVINKEDYFENVLYTYARDGKLYAIIPWFGINTLVGKVSDVGDKRTWTVDDMIKLIDSKPADTQILDYNTKNSVLQLLCSMNMEEFVDEETGACDFTGEEFKRIMEFSNRFPKEISEEPDSSQFDRIRNGQLLLMEENLTSVQQFQIYEHIFGEEINVIGYPTINDYGSIIKSNGTTAGMNVNSKNKEGAWEFLKFNLTKERQENIQSANGGFPTMKAALEKQFAKDMEAEYYEDTDGTQKEKSKSTWTYGSGTDNVTVDVYAASKEQVDRVREIIERSVGLDGTESEEMLSIISEEAQSYFEGQKSADDAAALIQNRLQTYINETR, encoded by the coding sequence GTGAGTAAGGGTAGAAAAGCAGGGATATTAGGCCTGGCGGCAGTGCTGGCTTTGCAGCTTGCAGGCTGCGGTAAGACAAATGAGGTTCAGGAAACCGCAGGAACTCAGGATAAGGATTACATATACGTAGCGGATTACCGTACTTTGGAAGCAGAGGGCTATACGACGGGAAGTATGATATTCGGTGAAGATGAAAAGGTTTATTTTGCCGGAAGCAGCGAGGACGGCACCACTCAGTTATTTTCTATGGACATCGGGACGGAAGGAAATACTCCCGAGCAGGTGCCTGTTGAGCTTGAAGCAGATGCTTTCATTTCCGCTATCGGTACCGACAGTGAGGGTAATCTCATACTGGGATTAGTAAAATATATGTCTGCGGCAGCAGACGAGGAGGCAGTGACAGAAGATGCGGCTGCCGGAGTGGAAAGTGTAGAAATAAGAAAAATATCCCAGGACGGACGAATGCTGGAATCAGTGGATGTCATGAACTCGCTTGGAAAAGTGAAGGACTTGTATATCCAGCATATACTGGAAGACAAAGACGGCAACTATTACGTGAATGCCAATCAGAGCATATATGTATTAAAGCCTTCGGGTGAGATGCTTTGTGAGCTTCCGGTGGGCACCTATATTGAGAATCTTTTTCGAATGAGGGATGGAACGGTGGTTGTCGGCTTTTATGGTGACACCGACTGGCGTCTGCAGGCAGTGGATCTTTCGGGAAAAACACTTAAAGATTTGAACAGCAGTATATCCTTCGGCTACGGTACCTATCAAGCGGGAGCGGATACCGATATACTTTACACGCGGGAGACGAAACTGTACACATGCAATATCAGCGACACGGAGCCGACGGAGGTTCTGGATTGGCTGGAAAGTGACGTTAACAGCACCAGCCTGCGAGGCGTGAAACAGCTTAAGGATGGAAGAATTGCTGCTTTATCAGTAGACTTTATGTCCGAGCAGAGCAAGCCGGAGCTGATTGTTGTTACGAAAAAAGAACGATCCGAAGTTCCTGAAAAGGCGACACTGACCTATGGAACAGTAATGGTTCCCTATTATCTCTCCAATGATATCGCTGCATTTAATAAACAAAGCGATAAATACCGGATTGAAGTAAAACAGTATGGAGACGACAGCATGGACTATGATGAACGTGTCGCTCTTCTGGCAGCAGATTTGGCCAGCGGTCAAGGGCCGGATCTGATCGATATGGTATACAGCTTTACTTCTTTAGACAAACTTATTTCCATGGGAGCGTTGGAGGATATTACGTCTTACCTGGAAAATGATACGGTAATAAACAAAGAGGATTATTTTGAAAATGTGTTATATACTTATGCACGGGACGGTAAATTATATGCAATCATACCTTGGTTCGGAATAAATACTCTTGTGGGCAAGGTCTCCGATGTAGGCGACAAAAGAACATGGACTGTGGATGATATGATAAAGCTGATAGATTCCAAGCCTGCCGATACCCAGATACTGGATTATAATACAAAGAATTCGGTATTGCAGCTTCTATGCTCCATGAACATGGAAGAATTCGTGGATGAGGAGACTGGAGCATGCGACTTTACCGGAGAGGAATTTAAACGGATTATGGAATTTTCCAACCGTTTTCCGAAAGAAATAAGTGAAGAGCCTGATTCCAGTCAATTTGACAGAATAAGAAACGGACAATTGCTTTTAATGGAAGAAAACCTTACCTCTGTCCAGCAATTTCAAATATATGAACATATATTCGGAGAGGAAATTAACGTAATCGGTTATCCTACCATAAACGATTACGGTTCCATAATAAAATCAAATGGAACCACAGCAGGAATGAATGTAAACTCTAAAAACAAAGAGGGCGCATGGGAATTTCTGAAGTTTAATCTGACCAAAGAAAGGCAGGAAAACATACAGTCGGCAAACGGCGGTTTTCCTACCATGAAGGCGGCGCTTGAAAAACAGTTTGCAAAAGACATGGAAGCGGAATATTATGAAGATACGGACGGTACGCAGAAGGAGAAATCCAAATCGACGTGGACTTATGGTTCCGGGACAGATAATGTCACGGTGGATGTATACGCAGCTTCTAAAGAGCAGGTCGACAGAGTGCGGGAAATCATAGAACGCTCCGTTGGACTGGATGGAACAGAAAGCGAGGAAATGCTTTCGATCATAAGCGAGGAAGCACAATCCTATTTTGAAGGGCAGAAGAGTGCGGACGATGCGGCAGCTCTGATTCAGAACCGTTTACAGACATACATTAATGAGACGAGATAG
- a CDS encoding ABC transporter substrate-binding protein, whose product MKGVRDCRNKRIIAASAAFFACLYLAGCGGSAENTTAQKEFVYVPEYQEIDNGQSGAESITVIGDTIYYLGSEYDDTTQKSTSYLYELKIGAEEPVKKPLNLDGDSSISRMSADSEGGLQAIVVTYLYDEEGLSGEEADGTEAEAQDEAAGEDGNVSGTAEEESADDEAAASDGDEIASGEDAADETDDTDGEGASSASVTSTSVSHSGGGSVVVSSAESTSVISADDYQAPVSQKTEICKLSVDGTIISSVDVSSIFEDENTYVQYLETDKDGNIYLAYDQGVWVLDKDGKELFTVEVENWINNMFSTKDGTVMLVYYGQENMEIHPIDLVKKGVGEAQNNMMVSSFSNYIFAKGVQDDVVFSSDNFLYSYNMGDEAPTEILNWIDCDINSSDLIAFAMLEDGRVLAVTSYWTEDSNTIELAFLTKKKGSEVPEKKIITYSTMYLGYDTRKQVIDFNKKNQEYRIEIKEYMQMNDDYEAGLTQMNSDIVSGNMPDIIDVSNGTTQQYATKGLLEDLYPYLDNDAELKRENYLPNILKAYEVDGKLYTISPFFTINTVIAKKSVVGDRSSITLDELINMVKELPDNVELYDYGTKSTVLMYNIMMNMDQYVDWNTGECKFNGDDFVKALEFANYFDLEFDYDRMGGNTAGRLQSGELLMLNTGISGITDYQMYEAMFGEPVAFIGYPTNKDNGSFISGSGASLAMSSKSKNKDGVWQFIRTMLTEDAQQQTDGYGFPIMKSALELMFEDAMEQEYYEDVDGNKVKQMKTSWGYDDFNVDIYAATQEQADIVRGLIEGVDSLYQYNEQITAIVDEEAAAFFEGQKNSKEVADIIQSRVQIYVNENR is encoded by the coding sequence ATGAAGGGTGTAAGGGATTGTAGGAACAAGAGGATAATAGCTGCGTCGGCGGCGTTTTTTGCCTGCCTTTATCTGGCAGGCTGCGGAGGCAGCGCAGAGAATACTACGGCACAGAAGGAATTCGTATATGTACCTGAATATCAGGAAATAGACAATGGACAAAGCGGCGCGGAGAGTATAACCGTTATCGGCGATACCATTTACTATCTGGGAAGCGAATATGATGATACGACGCAGAAATCTACTTCATATTTGTACGAGCTCAAGATTGGAGCTGAGGAACCTGTTAAAAAGCCGCTGAATTTAGACGGAGATTCGAGCATTTCGAGAATGAGTGCGGATTCCGAGGGCGGCTTGCAGGCAATTGTAGTCACCTATCTGTATGACGAAGAGGGATTATCTGGGGAGGAAGCAGATGGTACTGAGGCTGAGGCGCAGGATGAAGCTGCAGGCGAAGACGGGAATGTAAGCGGAACTGCGGAGGAAGAATCTGCGGATGATGAAGCAGCGGCAAGTGATGGGGATGAGATTGCAAGCGGTGAAGATGCTGCAGACGAAACCGACGATACGGATGGGGAAGGAGCTTCCTCGGCTAGCGTTACTTCTACGAGTGTATCGCATTCCGGCGGCGGTAGTGTAGTAGTTTCCTCAGCGGAATCCACCAGCGTGATATCTGCAGACGATTATCAGGCACCCGTTTCCCAGAAGACGGAAATCTGCAAGCTTTCTGTGGACGGTACAATCATTTCGTCAGTGGACGTGAGTAGTATATTTGAAGATGAAAATACATATGTACAGTACTTGGAGACGGATAAGGACGGGAATATATATCTGGCCTATGACCAAGGGGTATGGGTGCTGGATAAGGATGGCAAGGAGCTGTTCACGGTAGAGGTGGAAAACTGGATCAATAATATGTTCTCTACCAAAGATGGAACTGTGATGCTGGTATATTACGGTCAGGAAAATATGGAGATTCACCCTATTGATCTGGTGAAAAAAGGTGTAGGAGAGGCGCAGAATAATATGATGGTTTCCTCCTTCAGCAACTATATTTTCGCCAAAGGTGTACAGGATGATGTTGTGTTCAGCTCAGATAATTTCCTGTATTCTTATAATATGGGGGACGAGGCACCGACAGAAATACTCAATTGGATAGATTGTGACATTAACAGCAGCGATCTGATTGCCTTCGCTATGCTGGAGGACGGCAGGGTATTAGCTGTTACTTCCTACTGGACGGAGGACTCGAATACAATTGAACTGGCCTTTCTTACCAAGAAGAAGGGAAGCGAGGTGCCGGAGAAGAAAATCATCACCTACAGCACAATGTATCTTGGCTATGATACCCGCAAACAGGTTATCGATTTTAATAAGAAAAATCAGGAATACCGAATCGAAATAAAAGAATACATGCAGATGAATGACGATTACGAGGCGGGACTTACGCAGATGAATTCGGATATCGTCAGCGGGAATATGCCTGATATCATAGACGTTTCCAATGGTACCACGCAGCAATATGCGACTAAGGGGCTTTTGGAGGATTTGTATCCTTATCTCGACAATGATGCCGAGTTAAAGAGGGAGAATTATCTGCCGAATATACTGAAGGCGTATGAGGTAGATGGAAAGCTTTATACGATTTCGCCGTTTTTTACTATAAATACGGTAATCGCGAAGAAATCAGTGGTAGGGGACCGAAGCAGCATTACTCTGGACGAACTTATAAACATGGTAAAAGAGCTGCCTGATAATGTAGAGTTATATGATTATGGGACAAAGAGTACGGTTCTCATGTACAATATTATGATGAATATGGACCAATATGTGGATTGGAACACCGGCGAATGCAAATTTAACGGAGATGATTTTGTAAAAGCGCTTGAATTCGCCAATTATTTTGATTTGGAATTCGATTACGACAGAATGGGAGGAAATACCGCGGGGAGGCTGCAAAGCGGAGAGCTTCTTATGTTAAATACCGGAATCAGCGGAATAACGGATTACCAGATGTATGAAGCGATGTTCGGAGAACCTGTCGCGTTTATCGGGTATCCTACGAACAAGGATAATGGTTCTTTTATTTCCGGTTCAGGAGCTTCTCTGGCAATGAGCTCCAAGTCGAAAAACAAAGACGGGGTATGGCAGTTTATCCGCACGATGCTTACGGAAGATGCTCAACAGCAAACGGATGGTTATGGTTTCCCGATTATGAAATCTGCGTTGGAGCTGATGTTTGAGGATGCAATGGAACAGGAATATTACGAAGATGTTGACGGCAATAAAGTGAAACAGATGAAAACATCATGGGGGTATGACGATTTTAATGTAGATATTTATGCAGCTACCCAGGAGCAGGCGGATATAGTAAGAGGCCTGATAGAGGGCGTGGATAGCTTGTATCAATATAATGAACAGATTACAGCCATTGTGGATGAAGAGGCGGCTGCCTTTTTCGAAGGACAGAAGAACTCAAAAGAAGTGGCGGATATCATACAGAGCAGGGTGCAGATTTACGTTAATGAAAACAGATAA